One segment of Paenibacillus sp. FSL R7-0337 DNA contains the following:
- a CDS encoding DUF1450 domain-containing protein, which yields MANDIRLCDECNHIKMKSIVPKLLKMAPDAEIKTGCISYCGPCGKRPFVYINGRYISGPTEDEVLAKAEAFVKRPVEKK from the coding sequence ATGGCTAACGATATAAGATTATGTGACGAGTGCAATCATATCAAAATGAAAAGCATCGTGCCCAAGCTGCTGAAGATGGCACCGGATGCTGAGATCAAGACAGGCTGCATCTCCTACTGCGGACCGTGCGGCAAACGCCCGTTTGTGTACATTAACGGCCGCTACATCAGCGGACCGACGGAAGACGAGGTGCTGGCCAAAGCGGAAGCCTTCGTCAAACGGCCGGTGGAGAAGAAGTAA
- a CDS encoding FAD-dependent oxidoreductase — MNRTVFTLPVEEITVSREVDVLVAGGGPAGVAAAIAAARSGARTLLIEQRGFLGGMGTVALVPAFCPYSDGEKAVVRGIGLELLDRMKAGCEPEFRERFGAELDWVPIDPEVLKRVYDEAALESGAEVLLHTVASQTVMDETGRSIEGVVIVNKSGRSLVRARTVIDTTGDADLAALAGAPFHKGGESGELQAATMCYLLANVDRQRFEEYRNESGDTDQIHQAVQQAQADGKLPQGRDSVSGLAWIADYLVGVNFGHVFGIDGSRAEDLTRGAIEGRQLVHRQLEFFKAYVPGFEQAHLVSTGEQIGIRETRRIVGDYVLTQEDFMNMASFPDDIARNSYFIDIHMARSSGAMHIHHLPPGKSHGVPYRCMLPVGLDNVWVAGRAASSDRVVQGSLRVMPNCFAMGQAAGMAAAMAAGAEGQSRSVDLAKLQKELVQQGAWLGESLAAL; from the coding sequence ATGAATAGAACTGTATTTACCTTGCCTGTGGAGGAGATCACGGTATCCCGTGAGGTGGATGTGCTGGTTGCGGGCGGCGGGCCTGCGGGCGTCGCAGCGGCAATAGCTGCGGCCCGCAGCGGGGCGCGGACGCTGCTGATTGAGCAGCGCGGCTTCCTGGGCGGCATGGGCACGGTTGCCCTTGTGCCCGCCTTCTGCCCTTACAGCGACGGGGAGAAGGCCGTGGTACGCGGCATCGGCCTGGAGCTGCTTGACCGGATGAAGGCCGGATGTGAGCCGGAGTTCCGCGAGCGCTTCGGGGCGGAGCTGGACTGGGTGCCGATCGACCCGGAGGTGTTGAAGCGTGTCTACGATGAGGCGGCTCTGGAGAGCGGGGCGGAAGTATTGCTCCATACCGTGGCGAGCCAGACGGTGATGGACGAGACCGGCCGAAGCATTGAGGGCGTGGTGATCGTCAACAAGTCAGGCCGGAGTCTGGTCCGCGCCCGAACGGTTATTGATACGACTGGCGACGCCGATCTGGCCGCCCTGGCGGGTGCACCGTTCCATAAGGGCGGAGAATCCGGCGAGCTTCAGGCCGCGACCATGTGCTACCTGCTGGCGAATGTGGACCGGCAGCGTTTTGAAGAATACCGGAATGAAAGCGGTGACACCGATCAGATTCACCAAGCCGTCCAGCAGGCGCAGGCGGACGGGAAGCTGCCACAGGGCCGGGACTCCGTCTCGGGCCTCGCTTGGATTGCCGATTATCTGGTCGGTGTGAATTTCGGCCACGTGTTCGGCATTGACGGCTCCCGCGCAGAGGATCTGACCCGGGGCGCCATAGAGGGACGCCAGCTGGTTCACCGCCAGCTGGAATTCTTCAAGGCTTATGTGCCCGGATTCGAACAGGCCCATCTGGTATCCACCGGCGAACAGATCGGTATCCGCGAGACGCGCCGGATTGTCGGCGATTACGTGCTGACCCAGGAGGACTTCATGAATATGGCTTCCTTCCCGGATGATATTGCCCGTAACAGCTACTTCATCGATATCCATATGGCCCGCAGCAGCGGGGCGATGCATATCCACCATCTTCCGCCCGGGAAGTCGCACGGTGTCCCTTACCGCTGCATGCTGCCGGTGGGCCTGGACAATGTGTGGGTGGCGGGGCGCGCCGCCTCCTCGGACCGTGTCGTGCAAGGCTCCCTGCGGGTGATGCCCAACTGCTTCGCCATGGGCCAGGCGGCGGGTATGGCGGCGGCGATGGCAGCCGGAGCGGAGGGGCAGAGCCGGAGCGTGGATCTTGCTAAGCTGCAGAAGGAGCTGGTGCAGCAGGGAGCCTGGCTTGGGGAATCCTTAGCTGCTTTATAA
- a CDS encoding class I SAM-dependent RNA methyltransferase, whose translation MGKLQLIATAPMGLEAVVARELNELGYETTIENGRVLFSGDYIDICRCNLWLRTSDRVLVKMGQFPAKTFDELFEGVKAINWEDWIPENGEFPVEGRSHKSQLTSVPACQGIVKKAIVEKLKLSYHTEWFPENGPRYVVEVILLNDIALITLDTTGPALHKRGYRRQATEAPLKETMAAALIQLSRWNGHRPLYDPCCGSGTILIEAAMIAWNIAPGLRRSFPSEHWPEIPRRLWEEAREEAFDAVRDDYPLQLTGTDIDPAAIEIAEAAAKSAGLSGEITFKHMAAAKARPEGEYGCIITNPPYGERISNDKEVEKLTRQFGEMMLYLPTWSFFAISPYKEFEQYYGRKADKRRKLYNGRIECQYYQYLGPLPPRK comes from the coding sequence TTGGGCAAATTACAATTGATCGCCACCGCCCCCATGGGGCTGGAGGCTGTAGTAGCACGCGAATTAAACGAGCTGGGTTATGAGACCACGATCGAGAACGGACGGGTCCTGTTCAGCGGGGATTACATCGACATCTGCCGCTGCAATCTGTGGCTGCGTACCTCGGACCGTGTACTGGTTAAGATGGGCCAGTTCCCGGCAAAAACCTTCGATGAGCTGTTCGAAGGAGTCAAGGCGATAAATTGGGAAGACTGGATTCCCGAGAACGGCGAATTCCCGGTAGAGGGCCGCTCGCATAAATCTCAGCTGACCAGCGTACCTGCCTGCCAAGGGATCGTTAAGAAAGCCATTGTCGAGAAGCTGAAGCTGTCGTACCACACCGAATGGTTCCCGGAAAACGGACCCCGGTATGTGGTAGAAGTGATCCTGCTGAATGATATCGCGCTGATCACCCTGGACACCACCGGCCCGGCCCTGCACAAACGCGGCTACCGCCGACAGGCTACGGAAGCGCCGCTGAAGGAGACGATGGCTGCGGCGCTGATCCAGCTCAGCCGCTGGAACGGCCATCGTCCGCTCTATGATCCTTGCTGCGGATCAGGTACAATTCTGATCGAAGCCGCGATGATCGCCTGGAACATCGCGCCAGGCCTGCGCCGCTCCTTCCCGTCCGAGCACTGGCCGGAGATTCCCCGGCGCCTATGGGAAGAAGCCCGCGAAGAAGCCTTCGATGCGGTGCGTGATGATTACCCGCTGCAGCTGACCGGAACGGATATCGATCCGGCAGCGATTGAGATCGCCGAAGCGGCGGCAAAGAGCGCCGGACTCTCCGGTGAGATTACCTTCAAGCATATGGCCGCTGCGAAGGCCCGGCCGGAAGGCGAATACGGCTGCATCATCACCAATCCGCCTTACGGTGAGCGGATCAGCAATGACAAGGAAGTGGAGAAGCTGACCCGCCAGTTCGGCGAGATGATGCTCTATCTGCCCACCTGGTCCTTCTTCGCCATCAGCCCGTACAAGGAGTTCGAGCAATACTACGGCCGCAAGGCGGACAAGCGCCGCAAGCTCTACAACGGCCGGATCGAATGCCAATACTATCAATACCTGGGGCCGCTGCCTCCACGGAAATAG
- a CDS encoding family 16 glycoside hydrolase has protein sequence MTTRGYRSGAMNPAQGKPRRWLYRFCMPGLIGLLLFSLLAGMSAPVADAAGTTYYVDAAQGSDTNPGTGETAAWKTLGKVNSMTFSPGDRILLKAGSVWSDQYLDLHGSGTEGNPITVDRYGSGDKPLINFGNTAVGGEGFGVRLRNVSYWEINNLEITSGQHATDMRRSGVLVVGEGSGAGDFRHITIRNLDIHDIFGTDRRTGGINFHARGAGTAPESTWDGILIENNTITNVADTGIQTMTDAFLNSAWTHKFDAFRGVVIRGNTVERIHRDGILVRAGVSPLIEYNKTKSIGKACDIDTAVVNYLDNIAVVAAQWAYYTTGAVFQYNEASDTRMLEGDGQPWDFDVEVHDSIYQYNYSYNNQGGTLLVMNDTNNNIFRYNISQDDLDGNGAFHLVSGGGNLQIYNNIIYRSGTQNRALTHASNTGMVNYTNNIFYNTAAGQYTNSPRMTYSHNSFYGVNANVPSDPYSITGNPGLVSPGTATGRDSADGYKLLPSSPLIHAGIAVPDNGGLDYFGNPLYNGAPDVGAFEFQGTVTPPAVLFQEDFEDNDYAGWTTSGGSWSVADDGTKALSQNSGTGEALAYTGDAAWRNYTYSARVKLLNAFGNVGLLFRYADASNYYMFRLNDSGDKAELFKKTAGTLTMVSSTTTSVTPGQWTELKVTVSGSTVTAYAGGVQLLQWTDTAAQPAGGKIGLRMHSSTARIDDIKVTE, from the coding sequence ATGACAACAAGAGGGTATCGCAGTGGAGCTATGAATCCGGCACAAGGCAAGCCGCGCAGGTGGCTATACCGTTTCTGTATGCCGGGGCTAATTGGCTTGCTGCTGTTCAGTTTGCTTGCAGGCATGTCAGCTCCGGTGGCTGACGCGGCTGGAACCACCTATTACGTCGATGCTGCCCAGGGCAGCGACACCAACCCGGGCACTGGAGAAACGGCAGCCTGGAAGACGCTGGGCAAGGTGAACAGCATGACCTTCAGCCCGGGGGACCGGATTCTTTTGAAGGCAGGCAGCGTATGGAGTGATCAGTATCTGGACCTGCATGGCTCCGGGACGGAGGGGAATCCGATAACCGTGGACCGCTACGGTAGCGGGGACAAGCCGTTGATCAACTTCGGCAACACAGCGGTGGGCGGGGAGGGCTTCGGGGTCCGGCTGCGCAATGTCTCCTATTGGGAGATTAATAATCTGGAGATCACGAGCGGGCAGCATGCCACAGATATGCGCAGAAGTGGAGTGCTGGTGGTCGGTGAAGGCTCAGGAGCCGGGGATTTCCGGCATATCACGATCCGCAATCTCGATATTCATGATATTTTCGGCACGGACCGCCGTACAGGGGGCATTAACTTTCATGCGCGCGGAGCGGGTACCGCACCAGAGAGCACCTGGGATGGCATCCTGATCGAGAATAACACCATTACGAATGTGGCGGATACGGGGATTCAGACGATGACGGATGCTTTTCTGAATAGTGCCTGGACCCATAAGTTCGACGCCTTCCGGGGAGTGGTCATCCGGGGCAATACCGTGGAGCGAATCCACCGGGACGGCATCCTGGTCAGAGCCGGGGTGTCGCCGCTGATCGAATACAACAAGACGAAGTCCATCGGCAAAGCCTGTGATATTGACACGGCTGTGGTGAACTATCTGGACAACATCGCTGTCGTAGCGGCGCAGTGGGCCTATTATACAACCGGCGCCGTTTTCCAGTACAATGAGGCCTCGGATACCCGGATGCTGGAGGGGGACGGTCAGCCCTGGGACTTCGACGTTGAGGTGCATGACAGCATCTACCAGTACAATTACAGCTATAATAATCAGGGCGGCACGCTGCTCGTTATGAATGACACGAACAATAATATTTTCCGCTATAACATAAGTCAGGATGATCTGGACGGCAACGGGGCGTTCCATCTGGTGAGCGGCGGGGGTAACCTGCAAATCTACAACAATATCATCTACCGTTCCGGTACACAGAACCGGGCGCTGACTCATGCGAGCAATACGGGAATGGTTAATTATACGAATAATATTTTTTATAATACAGCCGCAGGCCAATACACGAACAGTCCAAGAATGACGTACAGCCATAACAGCTTCTACGGCGTGAATGCCAATGTCCCAAGCGATCCTTACTCGATCACCGGCAACCCCGGGCTCGTCAGCCCCGGCACCGCAACCGGACGCGATTCGGCAGACGGCTATAAGCTGCTCCCGTCCTCTCCGCTGATCCATGCAGGTATAGCTGTGCCGGACAATGGGGGTCTCGACTACTTCGGGAATCCGCTCTATAACGGTGCGCCGGATGTAGGGGCGTTTGAATTCCAGGGTACGGTTACACCGCCTGCGGTGCTGTTCCAGGAGGATTTCGAGGATAATGATTACGCCGGCTGGACTACCTCCGGGGGATCATGGAGCGTGGCCGATGACGGGACCAAGGCGTTGTCGCAGAACTCCGGGACAGGCGAAGCGCTTGCCTATACAGGCGATGCTGCCTGGAGGAATTACACCTATTCGGCCAGAGTCAAGCTGCTGAATGCTTTTGGCAACGTGGGCTTGCTGTTCCGTTATGCTGACGCTTCCAATTACTATATGTTCCGGCTGAATGATTCAGGCGACAAGGCGGAGCTGTTCAAAAAAACTGCCGGCACGCTCACCATGGTCAGCAGCACGACTACTTCCGTTACGCCCGGCCAGTGGACGGAGCTGAAGGTAACGGTCAGCGGCAGCACGGTTACCGCCTACGCTGGAGGTGTCCAGCTGCTTCAGTGGACGGATACGGCGGCACAGCCGGCCGGAGGGAAGATCGGTCTGCGGATGCATTCCAGCACCGCACGGATCGACGATATTAAGGTGACGGAGTAA
- the hemH gene encoding ferrochelatase: MANKIGVLVMSYGTPESLEDVEAYYTHIRRGNAPSAEQLKELTDRYKAIVGGVFPLRENTDRQVEALQAKLNSGQIQYVCYQGLKHARPFIEDGVEAMVRDGITQAIGIVLAPHYSVMSVGTYIKRAKEKAEACGIQMEFVESYHMHPELIDVLSRRVTAKLDEFEETGASREEVRVLFSAHSLPERILAMGDPYRDQLLETSKAIAAQAGVESWQFTWQSAGRTAEPWLGPDILDTLRELAESQVKYVLSAPIGFVSDHLEVLYDLDIEAQQLASELDMRLLRIDSLNSDPAYMAVLSDVVRTKANQLKVNLS, encoded by the coding sequence GTGGCCAACAAAATTGGAGTACTCGTGATGTCGTACGGCACGCCTGAGAGTCTTGAGGATGTAGAGGCTTATTATACGCATATCCGCCGGGGGAACGCTCCTTCTGCTGAGCAGCTCAAAGAATTGACAGACCGCTATAAGGCGATTGTCGGCGGGGTTTTTCCGCTTAGAGAGAATACCGACCGTCAGGTGGAAGCCTTGCAGGCCAAGCTGAACAGCGGGCAGATCCAGTATGTCTGCTACCAGGGGCTGAAGCATGCCAGACCGTTCATAGAGGATGGTGTCGAGGCAATGGTCCGGGACGGAATTACCCAGGCGATAGGCATCGTGCTGGCTCCGCATTACTCTGTGATGAGTGTAGGAACCTATATCAAGCGCGCCAAGGAAAAAGCCGAAGCCTGCGGTATTCAAATGGAGTTCGTTGAGAGCTACCATATGCACCCCGAGCTGATCGATGTACTAAGCCGGAGAGTGACTGCCAAGCTGGACGAGTTCGAAGAAACGGGCGCGTCGCGGGAAGAAGTGCGCGTGCTGTTCAGTGCACATAGTCTTCCTGAACGTATTCTGGCGATGGGCGATCCGTACCGTGACCAGCTGCTGGAGACCTCTAAGGCGATTGCTGCACAGGCAGGGGTTGAATCCTGGCAGTTCACTTGGCAGAGTGCGGGCCGGACAGCGGAGCCTTGGCTGGGACCGGATATTCTTGATACACTGCGTGAGCTGGCCGAGAGTCAGGTAAAATACGTGCTGTCAGCCCCGATCGGCTTCGTGTCCGACCATCTGGAGGTGCTGTACGATCTGGATATTGAAGCGCAGCAGCTTGCCTCCGAGCTGGATATGCGTCTTCTGCGGATTGACTCGCTGAACAGTGATCCGGCTTATATGGCGGTGCTCAGCGATGTGGTGCGTACGAAGGCCAACCAGTTGAAGGTGAATCTGTCATGA
- a CDS encoding helix-turn-helix domain-containing protein, which translates to MTLMLIDDDVPMLEYVEYLLGSLGLDLKLVASAFSSEDAQEQFHTALPDIVIVDIGLPGMDGLELADAFRITKPEVRLIFLTCYEDFHYSKRAIQLEADDYLIKDELSPEQLKSSLAKAMSRFKSREELLERYSFRQAIERNKEVLKQSFLKQLLSGAAGQENTLEFGERLGISWKHPFLRHGFLHMDAASVTERYRYKDIPLIHSAVNNIALELSAAAEASITPIMSRDADIYLVWNVADPRLTENKLAEFMQAVQDKVEQYLKITLRGFYSESCAPVRSFDVLYKTLTDCRENNFYQSVTPVSLLEEHANFGQTLERRGEKERGMLSLALLDQQAAWIDLAVNQWTQQAMAERLLPRLVKETCGDLVRQLAFEAGGLAEEDFFSQLEQTVHIGEAASLTKRELRSLWRQHTLAPAAAEEKDVRLQAVDKYLEEHVDRMVTSTDMAEHLHLNASYFSRYFKKLSGVNFTDYVNQYKMNMAITMLARPHETVENVAYTLGFSDRAYFSKVFKKYSGRNPSEYKAGPVEEDGREP; encoded by the coding sequence ATGACCCTGATGCTGATTGACGATGATGTCCCGATGCTGGAATATGTGGAATATCTGCTCGGGTCCTTGGGGCTGGATCTGAAGCTGGTGGCTTCGGCGTTTAGCAGTGAAGACGCGCAGGAGCAGTTCCATACAGCACTGCCGGATATAGTGATTGTGGATATCGGCCTGCCGGGGATGGACGGGCTGGAGCTGGCGGATGCCTTCAGGATCACGAAGCCGGAGGTGCGCCTGATTTTCCTGACCTGCTATGAGGATTTCCATTACTCGAAGCGGGCGATTCAGCTGGAGGCAGATGATTATCTGATCAAGGATGAGCTGTCGCCTGAGCAGCTTAAGAGCAGTCTCGCCAAAGCGATGAGCCGCTTCAAGAGCCGGGAGGAACTGCTGGAGCGCTACTCTTTCCGCCAGGCGATTGAGCGCAACAAGGAAGTGCTGAAGCAGAGCTTCCTGAAGCAGCTGTTGTCGGGTGCAGCGGGCCAGGAGAACACGCTGGAGTTCGGCGAACGGTTGGGTATCTCCTGGAAGCACCCCTTTCTGCGTCATGGATTCCTTCATATGGATGCCGCATCTGTCACCGAGCGTTACCGGTACAAGGATATCCCGCTAATCCATTCAGCCGTGAACAATATTGCACTGGAGCTGTCTGCTGCTGCTGAGGCTTCCATTACACCGATTATGAGCCGGGACGCCGATATTTATCTGGTCTGGAATGTGGCGGACCCCCGCCTTACAGAGAACAAGCTGGCTGAATTCATGCAGGCGGTACAGGATAAGGTGGAGCAGTATCTGAAGATTACCCTGCGGGGGTTCTATTCGGAGTCCTGCGCACCGGTCCGCAGCTTCGATGTGTTATACAAGACACTGACGGATTGCCGTGAAAATAACTTCTATCAGTCAGTGACGCCTGTATCTCTGCTTGAGGAGCATGCGAATTTCGGGCAGACATTAGAACGGCGCGGGGAAAAGGAACGCGGCATGCTGTCCTTGGCACTTCTTGATCAACAGGCCGCCTGGATTGATCTGGCCGTGAATCAGTGGACACAGCAGGCTATGGCGGAGCGGTTGCTGCCGCGGCTGGTGAAGGAGACCTGCGGGGATTTGGTGCGCCAGCTGGCCTTCGAAGCCGGAGGGCTGGCCGAGGAGGACTTCTTCTCGCAGCTGGAGCAGACGGTGCATATCGGGGAGGCTGCCAGCTTGACCAAACGGGAGCTGCGGAGTCTGTGGCGGCAGCATACTCTGGCCCCCGCAGCTGCTGAGGAGAAGGATGTCCGGCTTCAGGCGGTGGATAAGTATCTGGAGGAGCATGTGGACCGGATGGTCACCTCTACCGATATGGCAGAGCATCTGCATCTGAATGCCAGCTACTTCTCCCGCTATTTCAAGAAGCTGTCCGGCGTGAACTTCACCGATTACGTAAACCAGTACAAAATGAATATGGCCATCACCATGCTGGCCCGCCCGCACGAGACCGTCGAGAATGTCGCCTACACCCTCGGCTTCTCGGACCGGGCTTATTTCTCCAAGGTGTTCAAGAAATACAGCGGCCGGAATCCCAGCGAGTATAAGGCCGGGCCGGTGGAGGAGGACGGCAGAGAGCCGTAA
- a CDS encoding O-methyltransferase — translation MQNQEEYSEQLYTEDELLLQVKAAIAAGGMPEVSIAPGYGRLLTMLVTLSRSANLLEIGALGGYSGICLCRGLAQEGRLTSLELKADYAELAQSHLQQAGFGDRVEYRIGPALDSLKLLEAQGHRYDFFFIDADKENYPNYLEYAIRLASPGAIIAGDNIFLRGRTLNTEKNGPAVQAMRRFNEMIAGDPRLTSTLLPAYDGLALAMVK, via the coding sequence ATGCAGAATCAGGAAGAGTACAGCGAACAGCTATATACAGAAGATGAATTATTGCTCCAAGTCAAAGCAGCCATCGCGGCGGGCGGCATGCCGGAGGTGTCGATTGCCCCGGGCTACGGCAGATTGCTGACGATGCTGGTGACCCTCTCCCGCTCAGCTAACCTGCTGGAGATCGGAGCGCTTGGCGGTTACAGCGGAATCTGTCTGTGCCGGGGATTGGCGCAGGAAGGCCGTCTGACCTCTCTGGAGCTTAAGGCCGACTATGCAGAGCTGGCACAGAGCCATCTGCAGCAGGCGGGCTTCGGGGACCGGGTGGAATACCGGATCGGCCCTGCGCTGGACAGCCTGAAGCTGCTCGAAGCACAGGGGCACAGGTACGATTTCTTCTTCATCGATGCCGATAAGGAGAACTATCCGAATTATCTGGAATATGCGATCCGGCTTGCTTCGCCGGGGGCGATTATTGCCGGGGACAATATTTTTCTGCGCGGCCGCACGCTCAATACGGAGAAGAACGGACCGGCCGTCCAGGCCATGCGCCGCTTCAATGAGATGATTGCGGGCGATCCCCGCCTGACCAGCACGCTGCTGCCTGCCTATGACGGCCTGGCGCTGGCGATGGTGAAATAG
- a CDS encoding MFS transporter codes for MKNWETWKINLMVLWFGQFLVNAGMTMITPFLSLYLAKDLGVTGDREIGMWAGLIFAANFLTSFIFQPLWGKLADKYGRKIMLLRSSFGMAIVIVLMGFAQSPMQLLLLRLLNGTISGFNPASVALVSGTTPKPKMGFAMGLMQSGAVAGTILGPLMGGLLADWIGFRPIFYVVGALLFIASLLALFLVKEKFDRVEAAQVPQVSVLEGLKELAKVPQLPALFGVTFLLQFAMVSPMSLLPLYVEKLHGSAVNIAFWAGMVSAVTGISNMLASPLLGKLSDKVGAHRILTFALIGAALFLIPQAFVTSVWQLILVRFLMGVFMGGLLPSVNALIRSYTPDGKESRAFGFNSSTLALGNMLGAVIGGFLSGYIGIEGLFIVSGAFLLINTVWVRIKLYKKTEPRLFR; via the coding sequence TTGAAGAATTGGGAGACCTGGAAAATCAACCTCATGGTGCTTTGGTTTGGCCAATTCCTGGTAAATGCCGGAATGACAATGATTACCCCGTTTTTATCTCTTTATCTCGCCAAAGATTTGGGGGTGACCGGTGACCGGGAGATCGGGATGTGGGCCGGGCTTATTTTTGCCGCCAACTTCCTGACCTCGTTCATCTTTCAGCCGCTCTGGGGCAAGCTCGCCGACAAATACGGACGCAAAATAATGCTCCTGCGCTCCAGCTTCGGCATGGCGATTGTTATTGTCCTGATGGGCTTTGCCCAGTCCCCGATGCAGCTGCTGCTGCTCCGCCTGCTGAACGGAACCATCTCCGGCTTCAATCCCGCCTCTGTCGCGCTGGTCTCAGGCACCACACCGAAACCGAAGATGGGCTTCGCGATGGGCCTGATGCAGTCGGGCGCGGTAGCCGGAACGATTCTCGGGCCGCTGATGGGCGGCTTACTGGCGGACTGGATCGGGTTCCGCCCGATTTTCTATGTGGTTGGTGCGCTTCTGTTCATTGCTTCACTGCTGGCGTTATTCCTGGTCAAAGAGAAATTCGACCGCGTAGAAGCAGCACAGGTGCCTCAAGTATCCGTGCTGGAAGGCTTGAAGGAACTGGCGAAGGTGCCGCAGCTTCCCGCCCTGTTCGGCGTGACCTTCCTGCTGCAGTTCGCCATGGTCAGCCCAATGTCGCTGCTGCCGCTCTATGTAGAGAAGCTGCACGGCTCCGCTGTGAATATCGCTTTCTGGGCAGGTATGGTCAGCGCCGTCACCGGTATCTCGAATATGCTCGCTTCACCGCTGCTCGGCAAGCTCAGCGACAAGGTGGGAGCGCACCGCATACTGACCTTTGCGCTGATCGGCGCTGCTCTATTCCTGATTCCGCAAGCGTTCGTGACCAGCGTCTGGCAGCTGATTCTCGTCCGCTTCCTGATGGGCGTCTTCATGGGCGGGCTGCTGCCGAGCGTCAATGCCCTGATCCGCTCCTATACGCCTGACGGCAAGGAGAGCCGGGCGTTTGGCTTCAACAGCAGTACACTCGCGCTCGGCAATATGCTCGGTGCGGTGATCGGCGGATTCCTGTCCGGTTATATCGGAATTGAAGGCCTGTTCATTGTCTCCGGCGCCTTCCTGCTGATCAATACGGTTTGGGTCCGAATCAAGCTGTACAAGAAGACTGAACCCCGGCTATTCCGTTAA
- a CDS encoding heme biosynthesis protein HemY: MNVKITRNAAKVIKKTMELEGNSELKLRVAITHAHGDHAHYGLDLDTPKENDVVVSTDKDIDVILDPNQPLLDGVKIDYLYLPEEGFVITNPSKGNHGDH; this comes from the coding sequence ATGAACGTCAAAATTACCCGCAACGCGGCTAAAGTGATAAAGAAGACCATGGAACTTGAAGGCAACAGCGAGCTTAAACTTCGTGTAGCGATTACACATGCCCATGGCGACCATGCCCACTACGGACTGGATCTGGACACGCCTAAGGAGAACGATGTAGTAGTCTCCACTGACAAGGATATCGATGTGATTCTTGATCCGAACCAGCCGCTGCTGGACGGTGTGAAGATTGATTATCTCTACTTGCCGGAAGAAGGCTTTGTGATTACTAATCCGTCTAAAGGAAATCATGGCGATCACTAA
- the hemE gene encoding uroporphyrinogen decarboxylase, translating to MTYNDTFIRACRQQNTEYTPVWYMRQAGRYDPDYRTIKEKYSLLEICRQPELAAEVTLMPVRKLGVDAAILYSDIMNPVASLGVDFDIVKNIGPVIENPIRSASDVDRLKPIDVEGDLGHILETIAILDKELDVPLITFAGAPFTIASYLIEGRPSKTYHRTKELMFSQPQVWEKLMEKLGDMVIAYLRAHVASGGKAFQLFDSWVGALAPRDFEQYVLPTITRIFAELSDLEVPKIYFPGVSSGELLPSLTKLQADVIGLDWRVSITEGRRRLGGGYAVQGNLDPYLLTAPMELLKARAKELIDEGIAQQGYIFNLGHGLFPEASLDTLKELTDYVHEYSAAAMKQAAPPLA from the coding sequence ATGACCTACAACGACACTTTTATCCGTGCCTGCAGACAGCAGAACACGGAGTACACCCCGGTATGGTACATGCGGCAGGCTGGCCGGTATGATCCCGACTACCGTACAATCAAGGAGAAATATTCGTTGCTTGAGATCTGCAGGCAGCCCGAGCTTGCGGCTGAGGTGACCCTGATGCCTGTGCGCAAGCTGGGCGTGGACGCAGCGATTCTGTATTCTGACATCATGAATCCTGTGGCCTCCCTCGGTGTAGATTTTGACATTGTGAAGAACATCGGGCCGGTTATCGAGAATCCGATCCGCTCTGCAAGCGATGTGGACAGGCTGAAGCCGATTGATGTGGAAGGCGATCTGGGCCATATTCTGGAGACCATCGCTATACTGGACAAGGAGCTGGACGTTCCGCTGATTACCTTTGCCGGAGCGCCGTTCACCATCGCCAGTTATTTGATCGAAGGCAGACCGTCCAAGACTTATCACCGCACCAAGGAGCTGATGTTCAGCCAGCCTCAGGTGTGGGAGAAGCTGATGGAGAAGCTGGGCGATATGGTTATCGCCTATCTGCGCGCCCATGTCGCCAGCGGCGGGAAGGCGTTTCAGCTGTTCGACAGCTGGGTCGGGGCGCTGGCTCCGCGTGATTTCGAGCAGTATGTGCTGCCGACGATCACCCGGATTTTTGCTGAATTATCCGATCTGGAGGTTCCGAAGATTTACTTCCCCGGTGTTAGCTCAGGGGAGCTGCTCCCCAGCTTGACCAAGCTGCAGGCCGATGTGATCGGACTGGACTGGCGGGTAAGCATCACCGAAGGACGACGCAGACTGGGCGGAGGCTATGCGGTTCAAGGCAATCTTGATCCATACCTGCTGACCGCTCCGATGGAGTTGCTCAAAGCCCGGGCCAAGGAACTGATTGATGAAGGCATCGCGCAGCAGGGATATATTTTTAACCTGGGACATGGATTGTTCCCTGAAGCTTCACTCGATACGCTCAAGGAATTAACGGATTACGTGCATGAGTATTCAGCAGCAGCAATGAAACAGGCGGCACCGCCGCTGGCATAG